Proteins from a genomic interval of Oceanispirochaeta crateris:
- a CDS encoding FadR/GntR family transcriptional regulator — MKKVQRQSVVDMASEQIKEFLGGESIQIGDKLPTEYDMCNRLNVSRPTLREVYRKLQSQGFLELKNGYGAYVKNKTEDIIQQTTNWFRAHDAQMHNYLEVRLYLDPLAAKLAAKNRTETDVLLLKKLLQDFEESYRVNDNKNMAEYDAKFHKAIVDITDNDLLVTLVTIVNYYFEQLRTTSFSLQKNAENALEPHRKIIEAIEKGDLQLAEDESIRHICKAIKDLCGEDSSLFI; from the coding sequence ATGAAAAAAGTGCAAAGACAATCTGTCGTTGATATGGCATCTGAACAGATTAAAGAATTTCTTGGTGGTGAATCAATCCAAATTGGAGATAAATTACCAACAGAGTATGATATGTGTAACAGATTAAATGTAAGTCGCCCAACACTACGTGAAGTGTATCGTAAATTACAATCACAAGGTTTTCTTGAACTGAAAAATGGTTATGGTGCTTATGTAAAAAACAAAACAGAAGATATTATTCAACAAACAACTAACTGGTTTCGAGCTCATGATGCACAGATGCACAACTACTTGGAGGTTCGTTTATATTTGGATCCTCTCGCTGCAAAACTTGCTGCAAAAAATCGGACAGAGACAGATGTACTTCTTTTAAAAAAACTATTACAGGATTTTGAAGAGAGCTATCGGGTAAATGATAATAAAAATATGGCAGAATATGATGCAAAATTTCATAAGGCTATTGTTGATATAACTGATAATGATCTTCTTGTCACATTAGTAACTATTGTAAATTATTATTTTGAACAATTACGAACAACAAGTTTTTCTCTACAAAAGAATGCTGAAAATGCCTTAGAGCCACATAGAAAAATAATTGAAGCTATTGAGAAAGGTGATTTACAACTTGCTGAAGATGAAAGCATTAGACATATATGTAAAGCAATTAAAGATTTATGTGGGGAAGACTCCTCTCTATTTATCTAA
- a CDS encoding transketolase, translating to MISLNKKCTDIRVEVLRMLNESKSGHSGGSLSAVELIAGAYYQALTITVENCTDANRDRFVLSKGHAAPVLYSILADKGFFPKEELYTLRKLHSRLQGHPDSKKLPGIEAATGSLGQGCSIAVGMAMAAKSQKKSLKVFTLLGDGELQEGVVWEACMAASAYKLDNLTLIVDVNGLQLDGPCDQILPMGNLADKFSSFGFNVIEVEDGNNIKQVLAAYAQPPVMGIPTCILAHTIKGKGVSFIENQVGWHGKVPNDKELELAIIELQEN from the coding sequence ATGATATCTCTAAACAAGAAGTGTACAGACATTAGGGTAGAAGTTCTTCGCATGCTTAATGAATCAAAAAGTGGTCACTCTGGTGGTTCTTTATCTGCGGTTGAATTAATAGCCGGAGCTTACTATCAGGCTCTGACGATAACAGTAGAGAATTGCACCGATGCCAATCGAGATCGCTTTGTTCTCAGTAAGGGACATGCCGCACCAGTTCTCTATTCAATACTTGCAGACAAAGGGTTTTTTCCAAAAGAGGAGCTATATACTCTTCGAAAACTACATAGCAGACTGCAAGGGCATCCAGATTCAAAGAAACTTCCCGGAATTGAAGCTGCTACAGGTTCATTAGGTCAGGGATGTTCAATTGCAGTTGGAATGGCAATGGCCGCTAAATCTCAAAAGAAAAGTTTAAAGGTTTTTACTCTGCTTGGTGATGGAGAGCTTCAAGAGGGCGTTGTATGGGAAGCGTGCATGGCAGCTTCAGCATATAAATTAGATAATTTAACCTTAATCGTTGATGTAAATGGGCTACAGCTTGATGGTCCTTGTGATCAAATTCTTCCTATGGGAAATTTAGCTGATAAATTTAGTTCATTCGGTTTTAATGTGATTGAAGTAGAAGATGGAAATAATATCAAACAGGTCTTAGCCGCATATGCACAACCACCAGTTATGGGAATACCCACATGTATTCTTGCACATACGATTAAGGGTAAAGGAGTCTCTTTTATTGAGAATCAAGTTGGTTGGCACGGTAAAGTTCCTAATGACAAAGAGTTAGAGCTAGCTATTATTGAATTGCAGGAGAATTAA
- a CDS encoding TRAP transporter large permease: MWVVICFLVMIAIGVPVGYSMILTAFIFVKITGAVTMSFVPTAMISGVSSYTMLAIPFFMLVGELMNNSGITKRIFSFADASVGHITGGLGHVNVLSSMIFSGMSGAAVADVAGLGAIEIKAMKDQGFDAEFAVGITAASSIIGPIIPPSSPMVLFGIAAGISIGGLFMGGITVGVIMGLLMMLTVFLIARKRNYPKHERYPLNTRFRSFIVALPALLAPVILIGGIFSGYFTPTEAASVAAFYSLLIGIFVYKDFKIKNLPKVLLASIENLGMVMLLMASGKLFAWVLGMEKIAELAASGIFTLTNNPYVILLLMNLILLFMGTFMETNASIFILTPILLPIANSIGIHPIQFGVIFIFSLMIGLLTPPMAICLFLTSKIGGISFNSAFKAVKPYYIGLLIVLALINIFPEITLFVPKLLLGSSF; this comes from the coding sequence ATGTGGGTTGTTATTTGTTTCTTAGTGATGATTGCAATTGGAGTACCTGTAGGGTATTCAATGATTTTGACAGCATTCATCTTTGTAAAAATTACAGGGGCAGTGACAATGTCTTTTGTTCCTACTGCAATGATAAGTGGAGTTTCATCGTATACAATGCTCGCGATTCCTTTTTTCATGCTAGTTGGTGAATTGATGAATAATAGTGGTATTACGAAAAGGATTTTTTCCTTTGCAGATGCTTCAGTTGGTCATATAACAGGTGGCTTAGGACATGTAAATGTATTATCTAGTATGATTTTTTCTGGCATGTCAGGGGCAGCTGTTGCAGATGTAGCTGGGTTAGGTGCAATTGAAATTAAAGCTATGAAGGATCAAGGTTTTGATGCTGAGTTTGCTGTTGGAATAACAGCAGCTTCGTCAATTATAGGGCCGATAATTCCACCTAGCAGTCCTATGGTTCTCTTTGGAATTGCAGCTGGAATTTCAATAGGTGGTCTATTCATGGGGGGCATCACTGTTGGTGTTATCATGGGACTACTTATGATGCTAACAGTATTCTTGATTGCCCGCAAAAGAAATTATCCGAAACATGAAAGATATCCACTTAACACCCGATTTAGATCATTCATTGTGGCATTACCTGCTTTATTAGCGCCAGTTATTCTCATAGGGGGAATATTTTCAGGGTACTTTACTCCAACAGAAGCAGCTTCTGTTGCTGCATTCTACTCTCTTCTTATTGGGATTTTTGTTTATAAAGATTTTAAGATAAAAAACTTACCTAAAGTATTACTCGCCAGTATCGAAAACTTGGGAATGGTAATGTTACTGATGGCTTCTGGTAAACTATTTGCCTGGGTATTGGGAATGGAAAAAATAGCAGAATTAGCTGCTAGTGGTATATTTACCCTCACGAACAACCCTTATGTAATTTTACTTTTAATGAACTTGATATTGTTATTTATGGGTACTTTTATGGAGACGAATGCGAGCATCTTTATTCTGACACCAATTCTATTGCCAATAGCTAATTCGATTGGAATTCACCCAATTCAGTTTGGAGTTATTTTCATTTTTTCTTTAATGATTGGTCTACTTACCCCTCCAATGGCAATTTGTCTATTTTTAACATCAAAGATTGGAGGTATATCATTTAATAGTGCTTTTAAAGCTGTTAAACCTTATTATATAGGATTATTAATAGTTTTAGCCTTAATAAATATCTTCCCAGAGATTACTTTATTCGTTCCTAAGCTATTATTAGGGAGTTCTTTCTAA
- a CDS encoding methyl-accepting chemotaxis protein, producing MIKTLHRLLLLGIFFNIFVFSATASELLPISEWEAVSLDSMASFPESGWTPQIFPGTFKGQTTLAAFRTNMVIPSSLKGQQVVFELGRYEEGWRLYLNGVHISQEGLLYDSHTPSLKTLKFALLPEELVNFDGNNVFTIILFSDGGHFTLKNPGLNTYETLYPLAQLSDFVNIHIYAAFFLVSCFIFIYYLMRFFMNREDRSSLYFAIANLALSIYFLEMGATFPSISHQLFYKLSKAFLPIFFGSLTLFFLEYFNKFNSLVLRVVIIGISFLSSLSILVFGNTSIAVGGLFNLTLLPGALELLLMSWIATNSVIKGNRLAIPILLGVFAGIITAAVDISYVVRGIDPLFYAQGFGILLFDIAMFMSLAYESLQVARNLDRTSRDNLAKTEKLQNFLHEMGKVSEVLAQMNRGLSEHVINASKRTDLLKKENDSIALSVDDQFKHVQVNSDAINSVLENFNSVRTKLETQDGNIRDTSQITIDMLKTFENTVNDLKRTTEFVELLRDETGSAEMRLVESTRIIGDIQTKSKDITQLIDAMNDIASQTNLLAINASIEAAHAGNAGDGFAVVAQEIKKLAANSASRASDVIHTIEDISNLIQSGVESNDGVKQALSSIKDNTESALHQVSSIYGATQNEKEAGSRIISAMNSLTEFSAEIGGLTQSQTESGLEVKSGLDELVQLSQELRGSIERSVGGNSELVQLIQEIEKIAGESVEESKRLNVLLAGDK from the coding sequence ATGATTAAGACATTGCATCGGCTTCTTTTACTAGGAATCTTTTTCAATATTTTTGTGTTTTCTGCCACCGCCTCTGAACTCCTGCCTATTAGTGAGTGGGAAGCTGTTTCTTTAGACAGCATGGCTTCCTTTCCAGAGTCAGGATGGACCCCGCAAATATTCCCCGGTACATTCAAGGGACAGACAACATTAGCAGCCTTCCGGACAAATATGGTCATTCCATCATCACTCAAAGGACAGCAGGTCGTATTTGAATTAGGCCGCTATGAAGAAGGGTGGAGGCTCTACCTCAATGGTGTTCATATCTCCCAGGAAGGGCTTTTATATGATAGTCATACTCCTTCACTAAAGACATTAAAATTTGCATTGCTTCCTGAAGAACTTGTCAACTTTGACGGAAACAATGTATTCACCATTATACTATTCAGTGATGGTGGACACTTCACCCTGAAAAACCCAGGCCTGAATACCTATGAAACCCTTTATCCCCTGGCTCAACTTTCTGACTTTGTAAATATCCATATATACGCCGCGTTTTTTCTGGTCTCCTGCTTTATTTTTATCTATTATCTCATGCGTTTTTTTATGAACAGGGAAGACCGTTCCAGTCTCTATTTTGCAATTGCAAACTTGGCTCTTTCTATTTACTTTCTTGAAATGGGGGCAACCTTTCCCAGCATAAGCCATCAGTTGTTTTATAAACTTTCAAAGGCCTTTTTACCCATCTTTTTTGGATCTCTGACTCTTTTCTTCCTGGAATATTTTAACAAGTTCAATTCTCTGGTTTTAAGGGTTGTTATCATAGGAATATCCTTCCTCAGTTCATTGAGTATTTTGGTTTTTGGTAACACATCAATCGCTGTGGGAGGCCTTTTTAATCTGACACTACTACCCGGGGCACTGGAATTGCTACTCATGTCCTGGATTGCCACGAATTCAGTTATCAAAGGAAATCGTCTCGCCATACCTATCCTGCTGGGTGTCTTTGCCGGCATTATTACTGCGGCCGTTGATATTTCTTATGTTGTGAGGGGAATCGACCCCTTGTTCTATGCCCAGGGGTTCGGGATCTTGTTGTTTGATATAGCCATGTTTATGAGCTTGGCATATGAAAGTCTGCAAGTTGCCAGGAACCTTGATAGAACATCCCGGGACAATCTGGCCAAGACAGAAAAATTGCAGAATTTTCTTCATGAAATGGGTAAGGTCTCTGAAGTCTTGGCTCAAATGAATAGAGGATTGAGCGAACATGTGATCAATGCCTCAAAAAGAACGGATTTACTCAAAAAGGAGAATGATTCCATTGCACTTTCTGTAGATGATCAGTTTAAACATGTACAGGTAAACAGTGACGCCATCAATAGTGTTCTTGAAAATTTTAATTCTGTCAGGACCAAGCTTGAGACTCAGGATGGTAATATCCGTGATACATCCCAAATTACCATTGATATGCTTAAAACCTTTGAAAATACGGTGAATGACTTGAAAAGGACTACGGAGTTTGTTGAATTGCTGAGGGATGAGACAGGTTCCGCAGAGATGCGTCTGGTAGAGTCAACACGGATCATTGGAGACATTCAGACAAAATCAAAAGACATTACTCAACTGATTGATGCGATGAATGATATAGCCTCCCAGACCAATTTATTGGCAATCAATGCGTCTATAGAAGCGGCTCATGCAGGAAATGCAGGTGATGGATTTGCTGTTGTTGCACAGGAGATTAAAAAATTAGCAGCCAATTCTGCTTCCAGAGCGTCTGATGTCATACATACAATTGAGGATATCAGTAACCTCATACAATCGGGAGTGGAGTCAAATGACGGGGTGAAGCAGGCCCTCTCTTCTATCAAAGATAACACCGAGTCGGCTCTTCATCAGGTCTCCAGTATCTATGGAGCTACTCAAAATGAAAAAGAAGCAGGAAGTCGCATCATTTCTGCCATGAATTCTCTGACCGAATTCTCAGCCGAAATTGGTGGTCTCACCCAAAGTCAAACAGAATCCGGCCTGGAAGTGAAGTCGGGACTTGATGAGCTGGTCCAGCTTTCTCAGGAACTACGAGGTTCTATCGAGAGAAGTGTTGGTGGCAACAGTGAACTCGTCCAGCTAATCCAGGAAATTGAGAAAATTGCCGGAGAATCAGTCGAAGAGTCAAAAAGATTGAATGTCCTTCTCGCCGGTGATAAATAA
- a CDS encoding TRAP transporter substrate-binding protein yields the protein MKKGLLIIALVSLVLVVLPAQGGTEKDGVIEFKIVGNNASTLVTEAAKKMAKEIEEKSNGQLKPILYLEGQLGDNDEDLCTGLSDGNYEMLINPEMLFNWAVPEWMELFNMAFIFDSQDHLQAFWKSDVGAQLAQDLLNKFDVKAYINTIALRGPRYLTANVPVKNVADMAGMKLRTPNNAGVIASWKATGANVTPVAWGELYGALQNGIVSAQENPLANIDQAGMYQVQDYLMQTEHQYTNYFVYMSNGWWSTLNADQQQIIGTAIDNAFTWHNEQVNAEDKKLLAKFIEKGMNFIPKNEIDIQSFKDAIIPVLLEKNKDLYPEGAYEKISQLSK from the coding sequence ATGAAAAAAGGGTTATTAATCATCGCATTAGTTTCTTTGGTTTTGGTTGTGTTGCCTGCTCAGGGTGGTACTGAGAAAGATGGTGTTATAGAATTTAAAATTGTGGGTAACAACGCTTCTACATTAGTAACTGAGGCTGCTAAAAAGATGGCAAAAGAAATTGAAGAAAAATCAAATGGTCAATTAAAACCTATTTTATATCTAGAAGGTCAGTTAGGTGATAATGATGAAGATCTTTGTACCGGATTATCTGATGGAAACTATGAAATGTTAATTAATCCAGAGATGCTATTTAACTGGGCTGTTCCAGAATGGATGGAATTATTTAATATGGCATTCATTTTTGATAGCCAAGATCATTTACAAGCTTTTTGGAAAAGCGATGTGGGTGCACAATTAGCTCAGGATTTACTCAATAAATTTGATGTAAAAGCTTATATCAATACGATCGCATTACGTGGACCTCGATATCTTACAGCTAATGTTCCTGTAAAAAACGTTGCTGACATGGCTGGAATGAAACTTCGAACTCCTAACAATGCTGGCGTTATTGCTTCTTGGAAAGCTACTGGTGCAAATGTTACACCTGTTGCTTGGGGTGAATTATATGGAGCTTTACAAAACGGTATTGTAAGTGCTCAAGAAAACCCACTTGCCAACATCGACCAAGCAGGTATGTACCAAGTACAAGACTACTTGATGCAGACAGAACACCAGTATACTAACTATTTTGTCTATATGTCCAATGGTTGGTGGTCAACATTAAATGCAGACCAACAGCAAATTATTGGGACTGCGATCGATAATGCTTTTACATGGCACAACGAACAAGTGAATGCTGAAGATAAGAAATTACTTGCAAAATTTATCGAAAAAGGGATGAATTTTATTCCTAAAAATGAAATTGATATCCAATCATTCAAAGATGCAATAATCCCAGTTCTACTTGAGAAAAATAAAGATTTATATCCAGAGGGTGCATACGAGAAGATTAGTCAACTAAGTAAATAA
- a CDS encoding transketolase family protein — protein sequence MKDKKMIRAAYGEALVKLGQMNKNVVVLDADLSHATMTNKFAEKFPERFFNIGIAEANMMNISAGMSTMGYIPFCSTFALFGTGRAYEQIRNSIAYPNFNVKICCTHAGVSVGEDGGSHQAIEDIALMRVIPNMTIVVPCDANETKKAVNAISECHGPTYLRLARSPSTVFDQERPFTLGKANVMKEGTDIVLFACGIMVDVALDCANELKKSLGKSIAVINIHTIKPIDAECVLLYAKMCKKVVTLEEHSVIGGLGAAVAEVLIGKGDFSFKRIGIQDRFGQSGTPEELLAEYGLDLESVKAEVEEML from the coding sequence ATGAAAGATAAAAAAATGATAAGAGCAGCATATGGGGAAGCGTTGGTAAAATTAGGGCAAATGAACAAAAACGTTGTTGTTTTAGATGCGGACTTATCTCATGCAACAATGACAAATAAGTTCGCTGAGAAATTTCCTGAAAGATTTTTCAATATAGGGATTGCTGAAGCCAATATGATGAATATTTCAGCAGGTATGTCTACTATGGGATATATTCCATTTTGCAGTACTTTTGCACTATTTGGTACTGGCCGGGCATATGAACAAATTCGAAATAGCATAGCTTATCCAAATTTTAATGTAAAAATATGTTGTACTCACGCTGGAGTTAGTGTTGGTGAAGATGGAGGAAGCCATCAAGCGATTGAAGATATTGCTTTGATGAGAGTTATTCCAAATATGACTATTGTCGTTCCTTGTGACGCCAATGAAACAAAAAAAGCAGTCAATGCGATATCAGAGTGTCATGGACCAACTTACTTACGACTTGCTAGATCCCCAAGTACAGTTTTTGATCAAGAGAGACCTTTCACATTAGGAAAAGCAAATGTGATGAAAGAGGGTACAGACATAGTACTGTTTGCATGCGGAATCATGGTTGATGTAGCGTTAGATTGTGCCAATGAACTTAAAAAATCTTTAGGTAAATCGATTGCAGTCATTAACATTCATACTATCAAACCAATAGATGCTGAATGTGTTCTTTTATATGCCAAAATGTGTAAAAAAGTTGTTACATTAGAAGAACATAGTGTTATTGGTGGGCTAGGAGCTGCAGTTGCAGAAGTTCTAATTGGTAAGGGGGATTTCTCATTTAAAAGAATTGGAATCCAAGATAGATTTGGACAATCTGGAACACCTGAAGAGTTATTAGCTGAATATGGATTAGACTTAGAGTCCGTTAAAGCTGAAGTAGAAGAGATGCTCTAA
- a CDS encoding TRAP transporter small permease, protein MFNTLTSIISNLANVLEKIVKYIAMTVVIILLCTIFFQVARRVITGKSYTEIEEFSIVMAAWLGFFAIAYATRKKVHVRIDVFSKKLSFFSQKVLSIVINAVTLYASIDLVGFGWKLMLKKAQIPLAILPTNAGWWYLAFPLGMACTSFFLLDQFLQEIQNFKEPKSKIEDRGQA, encoded by the coding sequence TTGTTTAATACATTGACATCCATTATTTCAAACTTAGCAAATGTGCTAGAAAAAATAGTTAAATATATTGCGATGACAGTAGTGATAATTCTTTTGTGTACTATTTTTTTTCAGGTAGCACGAAGAGTCATCACAGGGAAATCTTATACGGAAATAGAAGAGTTCTCAATTGTTATGGCAGCATGGTTAGGCTTTTTCGCTATTGCCTATGCAACAAGGAAAAAAGTTCATGTTAGAATTGATGTATTTTCAAAGAAACTCTCCTTTTTTTCTCAAAAAGTATTAAGTATAGTTATTAATGCTGTCACACTATATGCCTCAATCGATTTGGTCGGTTTCGGATGGAAATTGATGCTAAAGAAAGCACAAATTCCCCTTGCAATTCTCCCAACGAATGCTGGCTGGTGGTATCTCGCATTCCCTCTAGGTATGGCCTGTACAAGTTTTTTCTTATTAGATCAGTTTTTACAAGAGATACAGAACTTTAAAGAACCAAAAAGTAAAATAGAAGATAGAGGGCAAGCATAA
- a CDS encoding MFS transporter, with amino-acid sequence MTCKNSAKDLVGQSMDFLSRREKEKGRRSYLLYTFVNGLGYSFLAETIIYLLAMNYGAGNMQLGYISSAVYLTGLIVFFVPLLFRNLKIIKLFFIAWLLRGAVSLAYGFAPLIGGEGAVWLIIGIYTFYCLLRNMAYPMNHVLQGYITKPSERGRFSSQVITILYASMTLSRLFSFSTLTWFGSRELEGIFCLLILGILLNTAASLSITRIPVRQTIQGKSFKEAFASFRGYLTDPQHRTLILLYCSGMSLLVLFGFTVPFLRRILGVPSNLIFIFTTLNFAGVIISSRFIRPYLDRFGSKPLLILCNLVILLLSLFWVIAPTSLPVLLFFVLGVFSMAFLGLNRLLLDRLIINSIPGDDRIGFTGALAVIFSFYSLFIGMAGGYLADLSSLLKTEVIHEYSLTFLLMALASLANVVFAVLLKEKGSLPATQFLDLFIHPDKLKTIQRLEKLKKSNSSTQTEMILIELEADPTHLATREIQTRMKQPGLRDKEMILRSLFSNPRPELEEDLISEALDPYSWWRQSAIFALGAYGGQQTKNTLRRIFRDSNPYIKSVAAKSMARVGDFSCLEQIHELLDSGALEVRSSLNFIIALSMMEQNGAYWSKIFRLLKEIPSYRFQQSLLVIGSTRAGFKPSIEDYFFELNLGVQAGFQSLIEDLMDFGISDAEYEELEKLCKVEDFYGIWSFSRSKCKDIKLLEPHEFLRQEIRGFRKRSISASLALAGLYFSFQLNREYSSQIQRIKSSQRPE; translated from the coding sequence ATGACGTGTAAAAATTCCGCAAAGGATCTGGTAGGGCAGTCAATGGATTTTCTTTCACGTAGAGAGAAGGAGAAGGGACGCAGAAGTTATCTCCTTTATACATTTGTAAACGGCTTAGGCTACAGCTTTTTAGCTGAAACCATCATATATTTACTGGCCATGAATTACGGCGCAGGCAATATGCAGTTGGGATATATTTCATCTGCCGTCTATCTAACCGGTCTCATTGTCTTCTTCGTACCTCTTCTATTTCGAAATTTGAAAATCATCAAGCTTTTTTTCATTGCCTGGCTTCTTAGGGGTGCTGTCAGCCTTGCCTATGGCTTTGCACCTCTCATCGGTGGAGAAGGGGCCGTTTGGCTTATTATAGGAATTTATACCTTCTACTGTCTTCTTCGTAATATGGCCTATCCCATGAACCATGTCCTTCAGGGGTATATCACTAAACCCTCGGAGCGGGGACGTTTTTCATCTCAGGTTATAACCATACTTTACGCCTCCATGACCCTTTCCAGGCTTTTTAGTTTTTCTACTCTGACCTGGTTTGGCTCCCGTGAGTTAGAAGGTATCTTTTGTCTGCTGATTTTGGGAATCCTCCTCAATACGGCCGCTTCCCTGTCCATCACCAGGATTCCAGTTCGGCAGACTATTCAGGGTAAGAGCTTCAAAGAGGCTTTCGCCTCCTTCCGTGGGTACCTCACAGATCCTCAGCACAGGACCTTGATTCTACTGTACTGTTCCGGTATGTCTCTCCTTGTTCTCTTCGGTTTTACCGTACCTTTTCTGAGGCGGATACTGGGAGTTCCATCGAACCTTATTTTCATCTTTACGACTCTAAATTTTGCTGGTGTCATAATATCAAGTCGCTTTATCCGTCCTTATCTGGACCGCTTTGGCAGTAAACCCTTGCTTATACTCTGCAATCTGGTCATCCTCCTTCTTTCTCTTTTCTGGGTGATTGCTCCTACAAGTCTTCCGGTTCTTCTCTTTTTTGTTTTAGGTGTCTTTTCTATGGCATTTTTAGGATTGAACCGTCTTCTTTTGGACAGACTCATAATCAATTCTATTCCCGGAGATGACAGGATTGGTTTTACTGGTGCCCTGGCCGTTATATTTTCTTTTTATTCCCTGTTTATTGGTATGGCCGGAGGATATTTAGCAGATCTTTCCTCTTTGTTGAAAACAGAAGTCATTCATGAGTACAGCCTGACATTTCTTCTCATGGCCCTGGCCTCTCTTGCCAATGTCGTCTTTGCGGTTCTTTTGAAAGAGAAGGGCAGCCTCCCTGCCACACAGTTTCTGGATCTTTTTATACATCCCGATAAGTTGAAGACCATTCAGAGACTTGAAAAACTCAAAAAAAGCAATAGTTCTACTCAAACAGAAATGATCCTCATCGAGCTTGAAGCTGACCCGACTCATTTGGCAACAAGGGAGATACAGACCAGGATGAAACAACCCGGTTTGAGGGATAAGGAGATGATTCTCCGATCGCTCTTTTCAAATCCACGTCCAGAGTTGGAAGAGGATCTTATTTCTGAAGCTTTAGACCCTTATTCCTGGTGGAGGCAGAGTGCCATCTTTGCACTGGGTGCCTATGGTGGCCAGCAAACTAAAAATACTTTGAGGCGAATTTTCAGGGATTCAAATCCTTATATTAAATCTGTTGCCGCTAAGTCTATGGCAAGGGTGGGCGATTTTTCATGTCTTGAACAGATTCATGAACTGTTGGACAGTGGGGCTTTGGAAGTGAGGAGTTCACTAAATTTTATCATAGCCCTGAGCATGATGGAGCAAAACGGCGCCTACTGGTCCAAAATCTTCAGGCTATTGAAGGAGATTCCCTCCTACCGTTTTCAGCAGAGTCTGCTGGTCATTGGTTCTACCCGGGCAGGTTTTAAACCATCCATTGAGGATTATTTCTTCGAACTGAATTTGGGTGTACAGGCGGGGTTTCAATCTCTTATTGAGGACCTTATGGATTTTGGTATTAGTGACGCCGAGTATGAGGAGCTTGAAAAGCTCTGTAAGGTGGAAGATTTTTATGGCATCTGGTCTTTCAGCAGGTCAAAGTGTAAGGATATAAAACTATTGGAGCCCCATGAATTCCTCAGGCAGGAGATCAGAGGTTTTCGTAAGCGGAGCATCAGTGCTAGTTTGGCTCTGGCGGGGCTGTACTTTAGCTTCCAGCTGAATCGTGAGTATTCCAGTCAGATACAGAGAATCAAGTCATCCCAGCGACCCGAATAA